A stretch of Leucobacter aridicollis DNA encodes these proteins:
- a CDS encoding VWA domain-containing protein, with product MMLAGAVIYTGLPTAAYALTSPQGDEATVEPTAPAPTEAPEAPTDTEESASPATEPQAPVGDDGAQDPAPEAPEDDAVVGDEPAPAAPEAASLDAPAAADVAPAAVPTLNGGPGVGTSPGAQEWLIQIAATGDRNGVSSRANLAGVAFSAFQATSLTNVTSQTAVATCTTDATGQCWMKVPTRGSNSGAPGYVVRSVEAPAGWSILSTMNTSSNGLSVGTAEPYSFYTGAARSGVSAAERTFRPPTGTNLRASSGTWSSVRNNPSIPAECGIDVALLVDLSTSVSQTSGALQQIRNASSAVVTALTGTPSRIALHTFGTVAPSPGANNSFLGLTSVATAAQAQTVKDKANGLTIAGSTQYTNWDAGLWSLNTMAPQLDAVIMITDGLPTVYGQNGDGARATRFFEMENAIASANAIKAQSVKIMAVGVGLGVSGDSHNLQAISGPTANSDYYQVTNWNNLEAQLKALASANCDGTVNVVKQVIPVGGTVADAQPKNNWGFMANTGAAAVRVDEVGTTFATSASGATGATGVLGFRSNFDGTTQANRRMSVTETLGLEHTLAPQNGKNAVCTRTDTGASVPVTNIDSATAPGFAVDPIQNATITCTVYNQAQDRSAQLRVDKVWKFDSDGDGTFEEVTDPNVAPTAIPGLSAGLQLSDNTRLPGGTVNFGQTVSNLALDSTVAIAETVNGLPPLCTNTATFAPELPDGKIKLILASDQGVNTVTITNTVTCETKLTLEKSVSDGKTPATDWTLDAIAQGDAADGPSGTSGSNSATSAVTPGVVYPLAEEALTPAAKNYTQQWRPTLQNQWGANHGAGATGSWVCVAATSVVDGEPVWASNQSDGRNGGVTVQPGGWMKCTAVNDPKPTLQLVKQVQIDDEVETVPVGDDRWTLGASWTAPVAVGNDDAAITPYPGTQEALSGPGGVAATEVLPGEYSLTESAAKAGFENGTAFSCVVNDEEPKLIAVDSDETLHLGAGDNAVCTIVNTALPSPLTIEKSDGAVAQLADGTWQIDYTIAVKNSGQVGSTYTLTDTPALGAGFAVEGGSWRDAADPDTEIPAPAVDTAIAAGAEHTYIYRVIASFDDTVENPSLTCDPESGGAFFNSATVEFPGGSATDTGCGEPASPTVVKTAVAPTQNADGTWGISYELKVTNPSNIPLAFTLSDTPKAAPAGTSIAWTSITPSTGTVSGDWVTDGQGVVATGVLAPSETRTYTISGVLTVTATADPATLICDTGGEDGLWNTAVVTNGVGTDQSSACAEIPSATAKVTKSVTSKTQLADGTWQIVYAVTATNPLGPIAAIYSLTDTLNFGGDIEVTSAQWTGPAATTGTFTDGTATLATNRTLAAGATDNFTVTAVATIDPAAWTAEQSTLECEAEGGAGGFLNTATIAVAGATSDASACAEPDLPTITKTAVGAEQDATDPELWHVSYTLTVTPGTSDSFYSLTDTPAFAGGVTLGDGTAQRTDTDPVGAEIAITSGAKFTSDPVAIGDADEPHTWLVSWEARLGDVAADDAACGEPGSGFFNAAALVQGDDVVGESDACIPVPQPAQPTITKTVTGASQQPNGDWNVAYDLTVTLPAKGERNPDGLSAKYDLSDTLAYGAGIAVQSASWTGPAGASGDFDEATWSADLATGATIAAGDTLTYQVTAVARVTGEAIENGTTECAPEGEAGGFLNTAKLVSGGQTTPVEACAEPELPTITKTAVGAVQDEADPDLWRVSYLLTVTPSGFDTSYTLTDTPDFAQGIQLGDGTAQRTDTDPAQEAFAISSGQPFTGGPTEIGADDPPHTWLVTWEARVGTDVSGELTECEGPGTGFFNTAELKQGDTVVGDDSACAPVEDRVYPQVTKTVAQTAQRPDGSWTIDYDLVVTLAEQGEANPQGLSAKYDLADALAFGGGITVQSASWTGPAGAEGDFDSTGWSANIAAGQGIKAGSTHTYKVSVTAEVPVGALDEGAGECLTGGDAGGFLNTAELVSGGVTTPVEACAEPDLPTITKTAVGAEQDATDPELWRVSYTLTVTPSSYDSSYTLSDTPEFSGGVTLGDGTAQRTDTDPAGAELGIEAGTAFSEEPVQIKAGDTAHTWLVTWEARVGEPTAAACEGPGSGFFNTAELTQGDTVIGDDTACLPVPAGVNPLVSKTVAKAIQNADGTWKIDYDLVVALAARGEANPDGLTSKYDLSDALAFGDGIDVKSASWTGPAGATGDFAEATWSADIVKGAAIAAGATHEYRVSVIADVTASAVEDGSTACATEGEGGGFLNTAELTSGGDIIPVAACAEPIFPTIEKTGASSVDNGDGTFDVAYTVSVKYPTVDAGYPVGVSFSLFDEPQLPTGVETVGGWSAEAANSQTPAPQHPRRPASGEWKIVDGAQFVKENGESQIPDFEYLVKATVKVDPTKAPKPALCEDTDATGIVVPNLGTVTSGGFAAEDGGCVTVNFGDVGIEKTAVLAEGETSVQPGDTFEYVLTVTNHGTGPAKDVKVTDADINERLKITGLTVDPDVAWTEAPGYVGNEVELTIGEIGVGESVDVRIGVEFLPAQNLQAEPILSGSPTPAAPVALDELTNTACVEMAGDSNADNNCDEAEVPVRDLTATVYTLCVADAPMLGWSVSKSALLKDKPVSFLWTPDEGTADTVPAEVTLTEPGGSTAWTATQTWPGSAFTPSGISIDYPGWRAIEAADMAAGGGYLLPGTSTVMTPAQQAEFVFNGLILDPSELDFSWRGNTTIQFSVNPELTFNASYPPATAGCGVARHSQVEIEKDASVTRTQPGKSFDYTLSVKNLSDDSAAEGVVVTDQIPADLKVDSVAWAGQGDANTFPNWSECDVTGKDSRGYGGTLRCELFGPLQPKGSTEGASEAPEITLGVTVSAGSTRTDVTNTATVDYHTFGDPDDSGRDSDSATVLLWGLPVTGAQLGSIGGVAGGLLLLGGALLLWRKKRNVTT from the coding sequence ATGATGCTCGCTGGCGCCGTGATCTACACGGGGTTGCCCACGGCGGCCTACGCGCTCACCTCCCCGCAGGGAGACGAGGCAACGGTTGAGCCGACGGCGCCGGCACCGACCGAGGCGCCAGAGGCTCCCACGGACACGGAGGAATCTGCTTCTCCCGCGACCGAGCCGCAGGCTCCAGTCGGCGACGACGGCGCGCAGGATCCGGCACCGGAGGCTCCGGAAGACGACGCTGTCGTCGGCGACGAGCCCGCACCTGCCGCGCCCGAGGCCGCGTCGCTCGACGCGCCGGCGGCTGCTGACGTTGCCCCCGCCGCGGTCCCGACACTCAACGGCGGGCCCGGTGTTGGAACCTCGCCCGGCGCACAAGAATGGCTGATCCAGATCGCCGCGACCGGTGACCGCAACGGCGTGAGCAGCCGGGCAAACCTTGCCGGCGTTGCGTTCAGCGCGTTCCAGGCCACCAGTCTCACCAACGTCACGAGCCAGACAGCGGTCGCGACGTGTACGACCGACGCGACGGGCCAGTGCTGGATGAAGGTGCCGACGCGTGGCTCGAACTCGGGCGCGCCTGGCTACGTCGTGCGCTCCGTCGAGGCGCCTGCCGGCTGGTCGATCCTCTCGACGATGAACACCTCGTCGAACGGCCTCTCGGTGGGCACCGCGGAGCCGTACAGCTTCTACACCGGCGCCGCCCGCAGCGGGGTCTCCGCAGCCGAGCGCACCTTCAGGCCGCCGACGGGGACGAACCTCCGTGCGAGCTCGGGGACGTGGTCGAGCGTGCGGAACAACCCGTCGATCCCAGCAGAGTGCGGCATCGACGTCGCCCTGCTCGTCGACCTCTCGACCTCGGTCTCTCAGACCAGCGGTGCGCTCCAGCAGATTCGGAACGCCTCGTCCGCCGTCGTTACCGCCCTCACTGGCACGCCGTCGCGCATAGCCCTCCACACGTTCGGCACGGTGGCGCCTTCCCCCGGCGCGAACAACAGCTTCCTTGGCCTGACGAGTGTCGCGACTGCCGCGCAGGCGCAAACGGTGAAGGACAAGGCGAACGGCCTCACCATCGCGGGCTCGACCCAGTACACGAACTGGGACGCTGGCCTGTGGTCGCTGAACACCATGGCGCCGCAGCTGGACGCTGTCATCATGATCACTGACGGCCTCCCCACTGTCTACGGCCAGAACGGCGACGGCGCGCGGGCCACCCGTTTCTTCGAGATGGAGAACGCGATCGCTTCGGCGAATGCGATCAAGGCCCAGAGCGTGAAGATCATGGCCGTCGGCGTCGGCCTCGGCGTCTCCGGGGACTCGCACAACCTCCAGGCCATCTCGGGCCCGACGGCCAACTCCGACTACTACCAGGTGACCAACTGGAACAACCTCGAAGCGCAGCTTAAGGCGCTCGCCTCCGCAAACTGCGACGGCACGGTGAACGTCGTCAAGCAGGTGATTCCTGTCGGCGGAACTGTCGCGGACGCGCAGCCGAAGAACAACTGGGGCTTCATGGCAAACACCGGCGCCGCCGCGGTACGCGTCGACGAGGTCGGAACGACCTTCGCGACGTCGGCGTCCGGCGCGACCGGCGCGACGGGCGTGCTCGGCTTCCGCTCCAACTTCGACGGCACGACGCAGGCGAACAGGCGCATGAGCGTCACCGAGACCCTGGGTCTCGAACACACGCTCGCGCCGCAGAACGGCAAGAACGCCGTCTGCACCCGAACCGATACTGGCGCGAGCGTCCCCGTCACCAACATCGACAGCGCGACCGCGCCAGGATTCGCGGTCGACCCGATCCAGAACGCCACGATCACCTGCACCGTCTACAACCAGGCGCAGGATCGCTCGGCGCAGCTCCGCGTCGACAAGGTGTGGAAGTTCGACTCCGACGGCGACGGCACCTTCGAAGAGGTGACCGACCCGAACGTTGCGCCGACGGCGATCCCGGGCCTGAGCGCTGGGCTGCAGCTCAGCGACAACACTCGCCTGCCGGGCGGCACCGTGAACTTCGGGCAGACAGTCTCGAACCTCGCGCTCGACTCGACGGTCGCCATCGCGGAGACCGTGAACGGGCTGCCGCCGCTGTGTACGAACACTGCGACCTTCGCTCCCGAGCTTCCAGACGGCAAGATCAAGCTCATCCTCGCGAGCGACCAGGGCGTCAACACGGTGACGATCACGAACACGGTCACCTGTGAGACGAAGCTCACCCTCGAGAAGTCAGTCTCGGACGGGAAGACCCCGGCCACCGACTGGACCCTCGACGCGATCGCGCAGGGCGACGCGGCCGATGGCCCGTCGGGGACGTCGGGCTCGAACTCGGCGACCTCGGCGGTGACACCCGGCGTGGTCTACCCGCTCGCGGAGGAAGCCCTCACGCCGGCGGCGAAGAACTACACGCAGCAGTGGCGCCCGACGCTCCAGAACCAGTGGGGTGCGAACCACGGCGCGGGCGCGACGGGTTCCTGGGTGTGCGTCGCGGCGACCTCCGTCGTCGACGGGGAACCGGTGTGGGCGTCGAACCAGAGCGACGGCCGTAACGGCGGCGTGACGGTGCAGCCCGGCGGTTGGATGAAGTGCACCGCCGTCAACGACCCGAAGCCGACGCTGCAGCTCGTGAAGCAGGTGCAGATCGACGACGAGGTCGAGACGGTGCCCGTCGGTGACGATCGCTGGACGCTTGGCGCGAGCTGGACGGCGCCGGTCGCCGTCGGCAACGACGACGCGGCGATCACCCCGTACCCGGGTACCCAGGAGGCGCTCTCGGGGCCAGGTGGCGTCGCAGCGACCGAGGTACTGCCCGGCGAGTACTCGCTGACTGAGTCGGCGGCGAAAGCTGGCTTCGAGAATGGCACCGCCTTCTCGTGCGTCGTGAACGACGAGGAGCCGAAGCTCATCGCGGTCGACTCCGACGAGACGCTGCACCTCGGTGCGGGCGACAACGCTGTGTGCACGATCGTGAACACCGCGCTCCCCTCGCCCCTTACCATCGAGAAGAGCGACGGAGCCGTCGCCCAGCTCGCCGACGGCACGTGGCAGATCGACTACACGATCGCCGTGAAGAACAGCGGCCAGGTCGGCAGTACGTACACGCTCACGGATACCCCGGCGCTCGGCGCAGGGTTCGCCGTCGAGGGCGGATCGTGGCGCGACGCCGCGGATCCCGATACCGAGATTCCCGCACCCGCCGTAGACACCGCGATTGCCGCGGGCGCCGAGCACACCTACATCTACAGGGTCATCGCGAGCTTCGATGACACCGTTGAGAACCCGTCTCTCACCTGTGACCCGGAATCGGGCGGAGCGTTCTTCAACTCCGCCACCGTCGAGTTCCCCGGCGGGAGCGCGACCGACACCGGCTGTGGCGAGCCCGCGAGCCCGACAGTGGTGAAGACCGCGGTCGCCCCGACACAGAACGCTGACGGAACGTGGGGCATCAGCTACGAGCTGAAGGTCACGAACCCATCGAACATCCCGCTCGCATTTACGCTCTCCGATACCCCGAAGGCAGCGCCAGCAGGCACGTCGATCGCCTGGACGTCGATCACGCCGAGCACTGGCACCGTGTCCGGCGATTGGGTGACCGACGGCCAGGGCGTCGTCGCCACGGGGGTGCTCGCCCCGAGCGAGACCCGCACGTACACGATCTCGGGCGTGCTCACCGTAACGGCGACCGCGGACCCGGCGACGCTCATCTGCGACACCGGCGGCGAGGACGGCCTATGGAACACGGCCGTCGTGACCAACGGCGTCGGCACCGACCAGTCGAGCGCGTGCGCCGAGATCCCGTCGGCGACCGCCAAGGTGACGAAGTCGGTGACGAGTAAGACTCAGCTCGCCGACGGCACCTGGCAGATCGTCTACGCGGTGACCGCGACGAACCCGCTCGGCCCGATCGCCGCGATCTACTCGCTCACCGACACGCTGAACTTCGGCGGAGACATCGAGGTCACCTCGGCGCAGTGGACCGGCCCGGCGGCGACGACCGGGACGTTCACCGACGGTACGGCGACCCTTGCGACGAACCGCACCCTTGCGGCGGGCGCCACCGATAACTTCACCGTGACCGCGGTCGCAACGATCGACCCAGCGGCGTGGACCGCCGAGCAGTCAACGCTCGAGTGCGAGGCCGAGGGCGGCGCCGGCGGGTTCCTGAACACGGCGACGATCGCCGTCGCCGGAGCGACCTCCGACGCGAGCGCGTGCGCCGAGCCCGACCTGCCGACGATCACGAAGACCGCGGTCGGCGCGGAACAGGACGCGACGGACCCCGAGTTGTGGCACGTGAGCTACACGCTGACGGTCACCCCGGGCACATCTGACTCGTTCTACTCGCTCACCGATACGCCGGCGTTCGCCGGTGGAGTCACCCTCGGTGATGGAACCGCGCAGCGGACCGACACTGATCCGGTAGGGGCCGAGATCGCGATCACGAGTGGCGCGAAGTTCACCTCAGACCCCGTCGCGATCGGCGACGCCGACGAGCCCCACACCTGGCTCGTGAGCTGGGAGGCGCGCCTCGGCGACGTCGCCGCGGATGACGCGGCGTGTGGCGAACCAGGATCGGGGTTCTTCAACGCGGCGGCCCTCGTGCAGGGCGACGACGTCGTCGGCGAGAGCGACGCCTGCATCCCCGTTCCCCAGCCGGCGCAGCCGACGATCACGAAGACCGTCACCGGCGCGAGCCAGCAGCCCAATGGGGACTGGAACGTGGCCTACGACCTCACGGTGACGCTCCCCGCCAAGGGCGAGCGCAACCCAGACGGCCTCTCGGCGAAGTACGACCTCAGCGACACGCTCGCCTACGGCGCGGGGATCGCCGTGCAGTCGGCGTCGTGGACCGGCCCGGCCGGCGCCTCAGGCGACTTCGACGAGGCGACATGGTCGGCAGACCTCGCCACCGGCGCGACGATCGCCGCGGGCGACACGCTCACCTACCAGGTGACCGCGGTCGCACGGGTGACGGGCGAGGCGATTGAGAACGGCACGACCGAGTGCGCCCCCGAGGGCGAGGCCGGCGGCTTCCTCAACACCGCGAAGCTCGTCTCCGGCGGACAGACCACCCCGGTCGAAGCGTGCGCCGAGCCCGAACTGCCGACGATCACCAAGACCGCGGTCGGGGCGGTGCAGGACGAGGCCGATCCTGATCTCTGGCGCGTGAGCTACCTGCTCACCGTGACCCCGAGCGGCTTTGACACCTCGTACACGCTCACCGATACGCCGGACTTCGCGCAGGGCATTCAGCTCGGCGACGGCACGGCGCAGCGCACCGACACCGATCCGGCGCAGGAAGCGTTCGCGATCTCGTCGGGCCAGCCGTTCACCGGCGGACCCACGGAGATCGGCGCCGACGACCCACCCCACACGTGGCTCGTCACGTGGGAGGCACGCGTCGGAACCGACGTCTCCGGCGAGCTCACCGAGTGCGAAGGCCCCGGCACCGGGTTCTTCAACACCGCGGAGCTGAAGCAGGGCGACACCGTCGTCGGCGACGACAGCGCGTGCGCGCCCGTCGAGGATCGGGTCTACCCGCAGGTCACCAAGACCGTGGCGCAGACCGCGCAGCGGCCCGACGGCAGCTGGACGATCGACTACGACCTCGTCGTGACGCTCGCCGAACAGGGCGAGGCGAACCCACAGGGACTGTCGGCGAAGTACGACCTCGCCGATGCGCTCGCGTTCGGCGGCGGCATCACCGTGCAGTCGGCCTCGTGGACGGGGCCCGCCGGCGCAGAGGGTGACTTCGATTCCACCGGATGGAGCGCGAACATCGCGGCCGGCCAGGGCATCAAGGCCGGCAGCACGCACACCTACAAGGTAAGCGTCACCGCTGAGGTGCCCGTCGGAGCCCTGGACGAGGGCGCGGGCGAGTGCCTCACCGGCGGCGACGCCGGCGGCTTCCTGAATACCGCGGAGCTCGTCTCTGGCGGGGTGACCACCCCGGTCGAAGCGTGCGCCGAGCCAGACCTGCCGACGATCACGAAGACCGCGGTCGGGGCGGAGCAGGACGCGACCGATCCCGAACTGTGGCGCGTGAGCTACACACTCACCGTGACCCCGAGCAGCTACGACTCGTCGTACACGCTGAGCGACACCCCGGAGTTCTCCGGTGGCGTGACGCTCGGTGACGGCACCGCGCAGCGCACCGACACCGACCCCGCCGGGGCCGAGCTCGGTATCGAGGCTGGCACGGCGTTCAGCGAGGAGCCGGTCCAGATCAAGGCCGGGGACACCGCCCACACCTGGCTGGTCACCTGGGAAGCCCGCGTCGGGGAGCCCACCGCGGCTGCCTGCGAGGGCCCCGGATCCGGGTTCTTCAACACCGCCGAGCTCACCCAGGGCGACACCGTTATCGGTGACGACACCGCGTGCCTGCCCGTGCCGGCAGGGGTGAACCCGCTGGTCTCGAAGACCGTGGCCAAGGCGATCCAGAACGCCGACGGCACCTGGAAGATCGACTACGACCTTGTCGTTGCGCTCGCCGCACGGGGCGAGGCCAACCCCGACGGGCTGACCTCGAAGTACGACCTCAGTGACGCGCTCGCGTTCGGCGACGGGATCGACGTGAAGTCGGCCTCGTGGACGGGCCCGGCGGGCGCGACGGGCGACTTCGCCGAGGCGACGTGGAGCGCGGACATCGTGAAGGGCGCCGCTATCGCAGCGGGGGCGACGCACGAGTACCGTGTCTCGGTGATCGCCGACGTGACTGCCTCGGCAGTCGAGGACGGCTCGACGGCCTGCGCGACCGAGGGCGAGGGCGGCGGGTTCTTGAACACCGCTGAGCTCACCTCCGGCGGAGACATCATTCCGGTCGCAGCCTGCGCGGAACCGATCTTCCCGACAATCGAGAAGACCGGTGCCTCCTCCGTCGACAACGGCGACGGGACCTTTGACGTGGCCTACACCGTGTCGGTGAAGTACCCGACCGTCGACGCGGGCTACCCCGTTGGCGTGAGCTTCTCGCTCTTCGACGAGCCGCAGCTTCCCACAGGTGTCGAGACCGTTGGCGGCTGGTCCGCCGAGGCCGCGAACAGCCAAACCCCGGCTCCGCAGCACCCGCGCCGGCCGGCTTCGGGCGAGTGGAAGATCGTTGACGGCGCCCAGTTTGTCAAGGAGAACGGCGAGTCCCAGATTCCCGACTTCGAGTACCTCGTGAAGGCGACCGTGAAGGTCGACCCGACCAAGGCGCCGAAGCCCGCGCTCTGCGAGGACACCGACGCGACGGGAATCGTCGTGCCGAACCTCGGCACCGTCACCTCGGGCGGCTTCGCTGCCGAGGACGGCGGCTGCGTCACCGTGAACTTCGGCGACGTGGGAATCGAGAAGACGGCGGTGCTCGCCGAAGGTGAGACCTCGGTGCAGCCCGGCGACACATTCGAGTACGTGCTCACCGTGACGAACCACGGCACCGGACCCGCGAAGGACGTGAAGGTGACTGACGCCGACATCAACGAGCGGCTGAAGATCACCGGCCTGACGGTCGACCCAGACGTCGCCTGGACCGAGGCCCCCGGCTACGTGGGCAACGAGGTCGAACTGACGATCGGTGAGATCGGCGTCGGCGAATCCGTCGACGTGCGGATCGGCGTGGAGTTCCTCCCCGCCCAGAACCTGCAGGCCGAGCCGATCCTCTCGGGATCCCCGACGCCAGCGGCCCCAGTCGCGCTCGACGAACTCACCAACACGGCGTGCGTCGAGATGGCTGGCGACTCGAACGCCGACAACAACTGCGACGAAGCCGAGGTGCCGGTGCGCGACCTCACGGCAACCGTCTACACGCTCTGCGTGGCGGACGCGCCGATGCTCGGGTGGTCGGTGTCGAAGTCGGCGCTGCTCAAGGACAAGCCGGTGAGCTTCCTGTGGACTCCCGACGAGGGGACCGCGGACACCGTGCCTGCCGAGGTGACGCTCACTGAGCCGGGTGGCTCGACCGCCTGGACGGCAACGCAGACCTGGCCAGGATCGGCGTTCACGCCGTCGGGCATCAGCATCGACTACCCGGGGTGGCGTGCGATCGAGGCGGCCGACATGGCCGCGGGCGGGGGCTACCTGCTCCCGGGCACCTCGACGGTCATGACGCCAGCGCAACAGGCCGAGTTCGTGTTCAACGGGCTCATCCTCGACCCGAGCGAGCTCGACTTCTCGTGGCGCGGCAACACGACGATCCAGTTCTCGGTCAACCCCGAGCTGACGTTCAACGCGAGCTACCCGCCGGCAACCGCTGGCTGTGGCGTCGCACGCCACTCGCAGGTCGAGATCGAGAAGGACGCGAGCGTCACCCGCACGCAGCCAGGCAAGTCGTTCGACTACACCCTCTCGGTGAAGAACCTGAGCGACGACAGCGCCGCAGAGGGCGTCGTCGTCACCGACCAGATCCCCGCCGACCTCAAGGTCGACTCGGTGGCCTGGGCAGGTCAGGGCGACGCGAACACGTTCCCGAACTGGAGCGAGTGCGATGTCACGGGCAAGGACTCGCGTGGGTACGGCGGCACGCTCCGCTGCGAGCTCTTCGGGCCGCTGCAGCCGAAGGGATCGACCGAGGGCGCCTCCGAGGCACCCGAGATCACGCTCGGGGTGACGGTGAGCGCCGGCTCGACCCGGACCGACGTCACGAACACCGCGACCGTCGACTACCACACCTTCGGTGACCCGGACGATTCGGGCCGGGACTCCGACAGCGCCACGGTGCTGCTGTGGGGCCTGCCGGTGACCGGCGCACAGCTCGGCAGCATCGGCGGGGTCGCGGGCGGACTCCTCCTCCTCGGCGGCGCGCTGCTCCTCTGGCGGAAGAAGCGCAACGTGACGACCTAG
- a CDS encoding peptide MFS transporter: MSSPTTQPDNTAPASQPQSRKGGFFGHPWGLANLAGVEMWERFSFYGMQALLAFYIYYSVTDGGLGMSQAAATSIVGAYGGLVYLSAVLGGWVADRVLGAERTLLTAACLIMAGHLALALVPGMLGLAIGLVGVALGSGSLKTTTSTVLGDLYDKGDQRRDAAFSIYYMGVNIGGFAGPLLTSALWGWKGFHWGFGLAAIGMAVGLVQYIAMRKHTVSESSRKPANPLSTNQKRIWSVVFLAAIALIALALSFGIITAENLSTVVVVLIVIAVVVLFTVILTSHQVSAPERRQVFSFIPLFLASAVFWSLSQQQFTVLAIYADQRLNRNILGWEMPPSMVQSINPIFIIILAGVFAAMWVKLGDKQPSTPVKFAIGTALMGVAFLCFIPFAGGANGTVPFLAYVVIILLLTLAELSISPVGQSLATKLAPRAFHSQMVALFFLSISLGSAASGSLSRFYTPENEVPYFLALGGASIAVGAILFLLRKPVLRLMGGIR, translated from the coding sequence GTGGGAGCGCTTCAGCTTCTACGGCATGCAGGCGCTCCTCGCCTTTTACATCTACTACTCGGTCACCGATGGCGGCCTCGGAATGTCGCAGGCGGCCGCGACGTCGATCGTCGGCGCCTACGGCGGCCTCGTGTACCTCTCGGCCGTGCTCGGCGGCTGGGTCGCCGACCGCGTGCTCGGCGCCGAGCGCACGCTGCTGACCGCCGCATGCCTCATCATGGCCGGCCACCTCGCGCTGGCGCTGGTACCGGGAATGCTCGGGCTCGCGATCGGCCTCGTCGGGGTCGCGCTCGGGTCGGGCTCGCTGAAGACCACGACGTCGACGGTACTCGGCGACCTCTATGACAAGGGCGATCAGCGCCGCGACGCCGCGTTCTCGATCTACTACATGGGCGTGAACATCGGCGGCTTCGCCGGCCCGCTGCTCACGAGCGCGCTGTGGGGCTGGAAGGGCTTCCACTGGGGCTTCGGCCTCGCCGCGATCGGCATGGCGGTCGGCCTGGTGCAGTACATCGCGATGCGCAAGCACACTGTCAGCGAGTCGAGCCGCAAGCCCGCGAACCCGCTATCGACGAATCAGAAGCGCATCTGGTCGGTCGTGTTCCTCGCCGCGATCGCGCTCATCGCGCTCGCGCTCTCGTTCGGGATCATCACCGCCGAGAACCTGTCGACCGTCGTCGTGGTGCTCATCGTGATCGCCGTCGTCGTGCTGTTCACCGTGATCCTCACGAGCCACCAGGTCTCGGCGCCGGAGCGCCGCCAGGTGTTCTCGTTCATCCCGCTGTTCCTCGCCTCGGCGGTGTTCTGGTCGCTGTCGCAGCAGCAGTTCACGGTGCTTGCGATCTACGCCGACCAGCGACTCAACCGCAACATTCTCGGGTGGGAGATGCCCCCGAGCATGGTGCAGTCGATCAACCCGATCTTCATCATCATCCTCGCCGGCGTCTTCGCGGCCATGTGGGTGAAGCTTGGCGACAAGCAGCCGAGCACGCCGGTGAAGTTCGCGATCGGCACCGCGCTCATGGGCGTCGCGTTCCTGTGCTTCATCCCGTTTGCTGGCGGCGCGAACGGCACCGTTCCGTTCCTCGCGTACGTCGTGATCATTCTGCTGCTCACGCTCGCTGAGCTGAGTATCTCGCCCGTCGGGCAGTCGCTCGCGACGAAGCTCGCTCCCCGCGCGTTCCACTCGCAGATGGTTGCACTCTTCTTCCTGTCGATCTCGCTCGGCTCGGCCGCCTCCGGCTCGCTGTCGCGGTTCTACACCCCCGAGAACGAGGTGCCGTACTTCCTCGCGCTCGGCGGCGCGTCGATCGCGGTCGGCGCGATCCTGTTCCTGCTCCGCAAGCCGGTGCTGCGCCTCATGGGTGGCATTCGCTAG